The following proteins are co-located in the Gloeocapsa sp. PCC 73106 genome:
- the secD gene encoding protein translocase subunit SecD, translating into MQKQRLLIVLIMVLVLGAIAILTQIPPRLGLDLKGGSQLTIQAKPTADAQVIDAGDLESLKSVLENRIDKLGTAEPIIQTVGQDKILVQLPGVNDPAEAERVLGGTAKLEFRKQKPGTDGQLQVESQIKSQKQLELELLRRSPATAERDQEIGKLIESIRKSDQAILELFEPVGLTGSNLTDARPQPLPTGNFWEVAIAFDEAGGDKFAQLTKELAGTGRTLGIFLDEVLLSAPRVGPEFAATGIAGGRAVVTGNFTIESANELAVQIKGGALPFPVEVVENRTVGATLGQDSIRRSIYAGLGGLVLVLIFMVVYYRVPGVIADISLLIYTILTLAAFSLANVTLTLPGIAGFILSIGMAVDANVLIFERTREELRNGKTLYRSVESGFYRAFSSILDGNVTTLIACIALFWLGSGLVKGFALTLAIGVVVSMFTAITCSRALLLIAVLGLPQIRQRPELFCPKLSVSANLK; encoded by the coding sequence ATGCAAAAACAGCGCTTGTTAATTGTTCTGATCATGGTACTAGTGTTAGGTGCGATCGCTATCCTCACTCAGATCCCACCGAGACTAGGATTGGATTTAAAAGGAGGATCTCAATTAACGATTCAGGCAAAACCTACAGCAGACGCTCAAGTAATCGACGCGGGAGACCTCGAATCTCTAAAAAGTGTATTAGAGAACCGCATCGACAAGTTAGGGACAGCAGAGCCTATAATACAAACAGTAGGACAAGACAAAATTCTGGTACAACTACCAGGAGTAAACGATCCTGCAGAAGCAGAACGAGTACTTGGGGGAACCGCTAAACTAGAATTCCGTAAACAGAAACCAGGAACAGACGGTCAGTTGCAAGTAGAATCGCAAATCAAAAGCCAGAAACAGTTAGAGTTAGAATTATTGCGTAGAAGCCCAGCAACAGCCGAAAGAGACCAGGAAATAGGGAAACTAATTGAATCTATTCGTAAATCCGATCAAGCGATTTTGGAGTTATTTGAACCCGTGGGTTTAACGGGGAGCAATTTAACCGATGCTCGTCCTCAACCTCTTCCTACCGGGAATTTTTGGGAAGTGGCGATCGCCTTTGATGAAGCAGGAGGAGACAAATTTGCCCAACTCACCAAAGAACTAGCGGGAACGGGTCGAACCCTAGGTATCTTCCTGGATGAAGTATTACTAAGCGCTCCCAGAGTGGGTCCAGAATTTGCAGCGACAGGAATCGCAGGTGGTAGAGCAGTGGTTACCGGCAACTTTACCATAGAATCAGCCAATGAACTAGCCGTACAAATCAAAGGGGGTGCTTTACCCTTCCCGGTAGAGGTAGTAGAAAATCGCACCGTGGGCGCTACTTTGGGACAAGATAGCATCAGACGCAGTATTTACGCCGGATTAGGTGGTCTAGTACTAGTACTAATATTTATGGTAGTTTACTACAGAGTTCCGGGAGTGATCGCCGATATATCCCTATTAATCTATACTATCCTCACTCTAGCCGCTTTTTCCTTAGCCAACGTGACCTTAACCTTACCAGGGATTGCAGGTTTTATCTTGAGTATTGGAATGGCGGTTGACGCTAACGTGTTGATTTTTGAACGCACTCGCGAAGAATTACGCAACGGGAAAACCCTGTATCGTTCAGTAGAATCAGGTTTTTATCGCGCTTTTTCTAGTATTTTAGATGGTAACGTCACTACTTTAATCGCTTGTATCGCTCTATTTTGGTTAGGTTCAGGTTTAGTCAAAGGTTTCGCTCTAACCCTAGCGATCGGTGTAGTAGTAAGTATGTTTACCGCAATAACCTGTAGTAGAGCTCTATTATTGATTGCGGTGTTGGGACTACCTCAAATCAGACAGAGACCCGAACTATTTTGTCCTAAACTCAGCGTTTCTGCAAATTTAAAATGA
- a CDS encoding BON domain-containing protein: MGWLSRLFPGSKKPATPPAVTEAKTPEGESIPPERVGLDGEYDQSGLAKRVAAAFDSDSQLDDVDTLWVAQTGGTVVLKGKVPTQAFLDQAIAIAEDVEGATSVDSSQVTVG, encoded by the coding sequence ATGGGTTGGTTAAGTAGATTATTCCCAGGTAGCAAGAAACCCGCTACCCCTCCTGCAGTAACAGAAGCAAAAACTCCCGAAGGGGAATCAATTCCACCCGAGAGAGTAGGATTAGATGGTGAATACGATCAAAGTGGTTTAGCTAAAAGAGTAGCAGCAGCATTTGATAGCGATTCTCAACTAGACGATGTGGACACCCTTTGGGTAGCTCAGACTGGTGGTACAGTAGTATTAAAGGGTAAAGTACCAACGCAAGCATTTTTAGATCAAGCGATCGCCATTGCTGAAGATGTAGAAGGTGCTACCTCAGTAGATAGTTCTCAGGTAACCGTAGGTTAA
- a CDS encoding tetratricopeptide repeat protein, which translates to MGLLNTAVSYLDADIYCQVGCQKGAYLIAALLHHGNAYNNLGQLLEKQGKIAEAEAIYREAIALDPRCYGIYLNLVNILLKKRQFSEANRVIQDCLQLKLNITQLYLDLINNLR; encoded by the coding sequence ATGGGTTTACTCAATACTGCTGTTTCCTATTTGGATGCTGATATCTATTGTCAAGTTGGTTGTCAAAAAGGAGCTTATTTAATTGCTGCTTTACTCCATCACGGTAATGCGTATAATAATCTGGGACAACTGTTAGAAAAACAAGGAAAAATAGCAGAAGCAGAAGCGATTTATCGAGAGGCGATCGCCCTGGATCCGCGTTGTTACGGTATCTATCTTAACTTAGTGAATATTTTACTCAAAAAGCGACAATTTTCCGAAGCTAATCGAGTCATTCAAGATTGTTTACAGCTCAAATTAAACATCACTCAACTTTATCTGGATTTAATCAATAATTTGCGCTAA
- a CDS encoding zinc ribbon domain-containing protein has protein sequence MIPSHLANKIQKSIAQFLLTEFRPTTPGFKKLIEEFLHKEDSILKGPYISLEHHFRDFGESDVLPDTPHSDFEDGIKGLGKSIEEGMKGLGELFAPWDLSEKKKLSTDILPSDLEDLSGEELGKRLKSLAIIHNLLGIFDHHQVISLEDLWQELGQKMSLPDDPELLTSLIALCAKARNPQGGPWVNIEVDFWLRKLNTIVATVSNQPKLVYFDDLTSEAKSKTLPVVHCRGCGNTGWGGLRKHKGEGIIACELKDFSNAYSFQSPLITYIFPSETTLSHQLCSNCLTLNKQDADHCYNCGGENLIRVIEPVDLNKTGHHDCPFCGNEQGLVIWGEYAASLVSKGLIDLVKQINDKNNLDCVTLEQDTITFEYESLSPDIVNADLIFPRHTPSPIFTTSGVCIVDTDLIFPRHTSSSS, from the coding sequence ATGATTCCATCCCACCTCGCTAATAAAATCCAGAAAAGTATCGCCCAGTTTTTACTTACTGAGTTTCGTCCCACTACCCCCGGTTTTAAGAAGCTGATTGAGGAATTTTTACACAAGGAAGACTCCATTTTAAAAGGACCTTATATCTCCCTGGAACATCATTTTCGTGATTTTGGGGAATCGGATGTATTACCTGACACCCCACACTCTGATTTTGAAGATGGAATTAAAGGTCTAGGTAAGTCGATAGAAGAAGGGATGAAGGGTTTAGGGGAATTATTCGCTCCCTGGGACTTATCAGAAAAAAAGAAATTATCAACCGACATCTTACCCTCTGATTTAGAAGACTTATCGGGGGAAGAATTGGGGAAACGCTTAAAATCTCTAGCCATTATTCATAACCTACTGGGTATCTTCGACCATCATCAAGTTATCTCTCTAGAGGATTTATGGCAAGAACTCGGTCAGAAAATGAGTTTACCCGATGACCCAGAACTATTAACTAGTTTAATCGCTCTGTGCGCTAAGGCGCGGAATCCACAAGGAGGACCTTGGGTTAATATTGAGGTTGATTTTTGGTTAAGAAAACTAAACACAATAGTCGCTACTGTTAGTAATCAGCCTAAATTGGTTTATTTTGATGACCTTACCTCGGAAGCAAAATCGAAAACCCTTCCTGTCGTGCACTGCCGAGGCTGTGGTAATACAGGGTGGGGAGGGTTAAGAAAACACAAGGGGGAAGGAATTATCGCTTGTGAGTTAAAGGATTTCTCTAACGCTTATTCGTTCCAGAGTCCTTTAATTACCTATATATTTCCTTCAGAAACAACACTATCTCATCAACTCTGTAGCAATTGTTTAACTTTAAATAAACAGGATGCAGATCACTGTTACAACTGCGGTGGAGAGAATCTGATTAGAGTCATCGAACCAGTTGATTTAAATAAAACTGGTCATCATGATTGTCCCTTCTGTGGAAACGAACAAGGACTAGTTATTTGGGGTGAGTATGCTGCTAGCTTAGTGAGTAAAGGGTTAATAGACCTGGTGAAGCAAATTAACGACAAGAATAATTTAGATTGCGTCACGCTTGAGCAGGATACCATTACTTTTGAGTATGAAAGTTTGAGTCCCGATATTGTCAACGCAGATCTAATCTTTCCCCGTCATACCCCGTCACCGATTTTTACTACTTCCGGGGTTTGCATTGTAGACACGGATTTGATCTTTCCCCGTCATACTTCTTCTTCCTCTTGA
- a CDS encoding DnaJ domain-containing protein, translated as MPSAEEYYRILGLSYQASPEEIKQAYRKLAKFWHPDRFHNNPEKLREAETKFKQIVAAYEFLKNFNPENITASNTSSQDTSVTKIQTERANPLVHYQNGVDYAEKEDYQSAVGEFTRAINLDPNFLKAYQYRGFILAKLGYQNRANVDFQKVAQLKQYTVSSSPWYNSRTYFLITHDNDFDDSQKWKLSKTISYESGSDGLVINLERRIFITCNSNLMKLWSFDQETLLTTLSGHLKPISCMLLSKNGKLLVTGSDDKTIILWDLENQKSEILGAWKDRHTNFISALALNSKQKVLISGSSDKTVKIWNLYSSYEPYTIQGYGETILALAINPQENSFASGGLEDKLRFHSLETGKLLNSINHPSSISALAFSKNGELLATGDTDGNIRLWEVATGDNKSTLTGHSNMISCLCFSYDNNELISGGWDHSIRVWDINTKRETQIIKEHKSKIITIYQNEKGTLVTGSTDGYLRIWQRMSS; from the coding sequence ATGCCTTCTGCAGAAGAGTACTATCGTATATTGGGATTAAGTTATCAAGCATCCCCAGAAGAGATTAAACAAGCTTATCGAAAACTAGCTAAATTTTGGCATCCGGATCGCTTTCATAATAATCCAGAGAAATTAAGAGAAGCTGAGACAAAATTTAAGCAAATCGTAGCTGCTTATGAATTCTTAAAAAATTTCAATCCAGAGAATATCACTGCGTCTAACACCTCCTCACAGGATACATCAGTAACGAAGATTCAAACAGAACGTGCTAATCCCCTTGTTCATTATCAAAATGGGGTTGATTACGCTGAAAAAGAAGATTACCAATCGGCTGTTGGTGAATTTACTAGAGCGATTAATCTAGACCCTAATTTTCTTAAAGCTTACCAATATCGAGGTTTTATTTTAGCTAAACTGGGTTATCAAAATCGAGCTAATGTAGATTTTCAAAAAGTCGCTCAATTAAAACAATACACAGTCTCATCATCGCCCTGGTATAACTCTCGCACCTATTTTTTAATAACGCATGACAATGATTTTGATGACTCCCAAAAATGGAAATTATCTAAGACAATTAGCTATGAAAGCGGAAGTGATGGATTAGTAATTAATCTAGAGCGTCGGATCTTTATTACCTGTAATTCCAATCTAATGAAACTATGGAGTTTTGACCAGGAAACCTTATTAACAACCTTGTCAGGTCATCTCAAGCCGATTAGCTGCATGCTCTTAAGTAAGAATGGAAAATTATTGGTGACTGGAAGTGATGACAAGACAATTATATTATGGGATTTAGAAAATCAAAAGAGTGAAATTCTAGGAGCATGGAAAGATAGACATACTAATTTTATATCTGCATTAGCTTTGAACTCAAAACAAAAAGTTTTGATTAGCGGAAGTTCTGATAAAACCGTTAAAATTTGGAATCTATATTCGTCCTATGAACCCTATACTATTCAAGGTTATGGCGAAACAATTTTAGCCCTTGCTATTAATCCTCAAGAAAATAGTTTTGCTTCAGGAGGATTAGAAGATAAATTACGATTTCATAGCTTGGAGACTGGAAAATTACTAAATTCGATTAATCATCCTTCATCTATTTCAGCTCTGGCTTTTAGTAAAAATGGCGAACTATTAGCAACAGGCGATACAGATGGTAATATTAGGCTTTGGGAGGTGGCAACAGGAGATAATAAAAGTACTTTAACGGGGCATTCCAATATGATCTCTTGTCTTTGCTTTAGCTATGATAATAATGAATTAATTAGTGGAGGTTGGGATCACAGTATTAGAGTGTGGGATATTAATACTAAAAGAGAAACCCAAATTATTAAAGAACACAAATCTAAAATTATCACAATTTATCAGAATGAAAAAGGAACTTTAGTAACAGGGAGCACGGATGGTTATCTAAGAATTTGGCAACGTATGTCAAGCTAA
- the dprA gene encoding DNA-processing protein DprA, whose protein sequence is MSSERAYWLAWSQVPGMGPILLQKIAEGLGSLKEAWEIDLEELKRIEGIKTSLMKAIAQTRNQLDPEAFLIQHSLQNPHFWTPADPDYPNLLLEIQGMPPVIYYRGEVRPEENQGIIPLIAIVGTRRATEHGYRWANKLSSYLAKYGITIVGGMAPGIENCAQEACLASGGRTIAVLGTGVDVIYPLEMRQLYEKIRSQGLIISEYPAGSKPERPHFPARNRLIAALCRGVLVVEAPEKSGALITARYANELGRDVYVVPNSPDVVESRGCLRLINEGANLILDEQDLLTQLGSIPHLDQPLESLPDLTPELAQVLAIVQTEPTSFEAIALSSNLASGIVAASLLELELLGLISQLPGMRYIRS, encoded by the coding sequence CTGAGTTCAGAACGTGCTTATTGGTTAGCGTGGTCCCAAGTTCCGGGAATGGGACCGATTCTTTTGCAGAAAATAGCCGAGGGATTGGGGAGTTTAAAAGAAGCTTGGGAAATTGATTTAGAGGAATTAAAGCGTATAGAGGGTATAAAAACTAGTTTAATGAAAGCGATCGCCCAAACTCGCAATCAACTCGATCCTGAAGCTTTTTTAATCCAACACTCGCTCCAAAATCCTCACTTTTGGACCCCGGCTGATCCAGATTATCCTAACTTACTTTTAGAAATACAAGGTATGCCGCCAGTTATCTACTATCGAGGAGAGGTAAGACCAGAGGAAAATCAGGGGATAATTCCTTTAATTGCGATCGTTGGGACCAGACGAGCTACAGAACATGGTTATCGCTGGGCTAATAAATTGAGTAGTTATCTAGCTAAGTATGGTATTACCATTGTAGGAGGTATGGCCCCAGGAATCGAAAACTGCGCTCAAGAAGCTTGTTTAGCCTCAGGTGGGAGAACGATCGCCGTTTTAGGTACGGGAGTAGATGTCATTTATCCTCTGGAGATGCGTCAGTTGTACGAGAAAATTCGGAGTCAGGGCTTAATTATCAGTGAATATCCCGCGGGATCTAAGCCTGAACGTCCTCACTTTCCTGCGCGCAATCGCTTGATCGCTGCTTTGTGTCGTGGGGTACTAGTAGTTGAAGCACCAGAAAAATCAGGTGCTCTCATTACTGCTCGTTACGCTAATGAGTTGGGTAGAGATGTCTATGTAGTTCCTAATTCTCCTGATGTAGTAGAGTCTCGCGGTTGTCTGCGACTAATCAATGAGGGAGCTAATTTGATCCTCGATGAACAGGATTTGTTAACACAGTTGGGTTCCATACCACATCTGGATCAGCCCCTTGAGTCTCTACCAGATTTAACCCCTGAGTTAGCTCAAGTCTTAGCTATAGTCCAGACTGAACCGACTTCTTTTGAAGCGATCGCTCTTTCCTCCAATTTAGCATCGGGTATTGTCGCTGCATCTCTATTAGAATTAGAGTTGTTGGGTTTGATTTCCCAATTGCCAGGGATGAGATATATACGTTCTTAA
- a CDS encoding acylneuraminate cytidylyltransferase family protein yields the protein MIDNTNPSIIALIPARGGSKRVPGKNIRTLEGHPLIAYTIAAATRSQIFTRIIVSTDSPEIASIAQDYGAEVPWLRSSAYATDQSPDIEWVKEALSKCEAQGEVYDCFSILRPTSPLRQAETIQRAWATFRSPPEMDSLRAVEKCKQHPGKMWLLQQDLMEPLLTQVDGNTVPWHSTPYQALPEVYVQNASLEMAWGRVIWETESIAGTKIRPFLTQGWEGLDINDAKDWWYLEHLLEQKLVSLPPLC from the coding sequence ATGATAGATAACACCAATCCAAGTATTATTGCTCTAATACCCGCTCGAGGTGGCTCAAAAAGGGTTCCTGGTAAAAATATTCGTACCTTAGAGGGACATCCTTTAATCGCTTATACCATAGCTGCAGCTACTCGGAGTCAGATTTTTACGCGCATAATTGTTTCTACCGATTCTCCCGAAATTGCTAGCATTGCGCAAGATTATGGCGCAGAAGTACCTTGGTTGCGTTCTTCTGCTTACGCTACGGATCAATCTCCTGATATTGAATGGGTTAAGGAGGCTTTGAGCAAGTGCGAAGCTCAGGGAGAGGTTTACGATTGCTTTAGTATTTTGCGACCTACGAGCCCTTTACGTCAAGCAGAAACGATTCAACGCGCTTGGGCAACTTTTCGATCTCCACCCGAGATGGATTCTCTTAGAGCAGTAGAAAAGTGTAAACAACATCCAGGTAAGATGTGGTTGCTGCAACAGGATTTAATGGAGCCTTTGCTGACTCAGGTTGATGGTAATACTGTACCATGGCATAGCACTCCCTATCAGGCTTTACCAGAAGTATACGTGCAAAATGCGAGTTTAGAGATGGCTTGGGGTCGTGTTATCTGGGAAACCGAAAGCATTGCTGGAACAAAAATTAGACCTTTTTTAACCCAAGGATGGGAAGGATTAGATATCAACGACGCTAAAGATTGGTGGTATTTGGAACATCTACTTGAGCAAAAACTTGTCTCTTTACCTCCTTTATGCTGA
- a CDS encoding GntP family permease, whose product MIGILGILIALSLLIFFAYRGFSVLILGPAMAIVAILLSGGLPTLGSFTQIFMPTLGDFIILYFPIFLLGAIFGKVMDDSGSAQSIADSTVAKLGSEQSILAVVICCAILTFGGVSLFVVAFAVFPVASSLFQKASIPKRLIPATIGLGAFTFTMTALPGSPSIQNAIPMPFFGTTPFSAPGLGIISGIVMFLLGMFWLNRCAHKAKTIGEGYGDHSDALPVPNKAMREQSEGQGFDIMELAYSEPKPLKLPPFTLAVAPIALVIGVNLLAINVLIPAMNTDFLSDPLFGSTTLAAVRGIWAVIIALTVAIVFTIVANWKRFTNLKQTIDDGANASVLPIFNTASLVGFGGIIAALPAFAKVSEWLLGIGGNNPLISLAVSVSVLSGLTGSASGGLSIALDTLAETFTQIAKQQGISLDLMHRVAVVSAGILDSLPHNGAVITLLAICGLTHRQAYKDFFIVVILFPLVALLLLLLLGTLFGSF is encoded by the coding sequence ATGATTGGTATTCTTGGCATTCTCATTGCCTTAAGTTTGTTGATTTTTTTTGCCTATCGTGGCTTTAGTGTTCTAATTTTAGGTCCAGCGATGGCTATAGTAGCAATCCTACTATCGGGTGGTTTACCAACTCTTGGGTCTTTTACCCAAATTTTTATGCCCACCCTAGGGGATTTTATTATTTTGTATTTTCCTATATTTCTCTTGGGTGCAATTTTTGGTAAAGTGATGGACGATAGCGGCTCTGCACAATCAATTGCTGATAGTACGGTAGCCAAACTCGGGTCTGAACAATCGATTCTTGCTGTAGTAATCTGTTGTGCGATTTTGACCTTTGGTGGGGTATCGTTATTTGTGGTAGCCTTTGCCGTATTTCCTGTAGCTTCGTCCTTATTTCAAAAAGCGAGCATTCCTAAACGTTTAATTCCTGCTACGATTGGACTCGGCGCTTTTACCTTTACCATGACCGCCTTACCGGGTTCTCCCTCTATTCAGAATGCAATACCTATGCCTTTTTTTGGTACGACTCCTTTTTCCGCACCTGGATTAGGAATCATTTCTGGTATAGTCATGTTTCTGCTAGGGATGTTTTGGCTCAACCGTTGCGCCCATAAAGCAAAGACTATCGGAGAAGGTTATGGAGATCATAGTGATGCTTTACCCGTTCCTAATAAAGCCATGCGAGAACAGAGTGAAGGTCAAGGCTTTGACATTATGGAATTAGCTTATTCTGAACCCAAACCCTTGAAATTGCCTCCTTTTACTTTGGCTGTTGCACCGATCGCTTTAGTCATTGGCGTCAATCTATTAGCGATTAATGTCTTGATTCCAGCAATGAATACAGATTTTCTGTCAGATCCGCTCTTTGGTTCTACTACTTTAGCGGCGGTTCGTGGGATTTGGGCAGTAATTATCGCCCTAACTGTTGCGATTGTTTTCACTATAGTGGCAAATTGGAAACGCTTTACCAATTTAAAACAAACCATTGATGATGGGGCTAATGCTTCGGTTTTACCTATTTTCAACACGGCTAGTTTAGTGGGATTTGGAGGAATTATTGCCGCCTTACCCGCGTTTGCCAAGGTAAGCGAATGGTTACTGGGGATTGGAGGTAATAATCCTTTAATTTCTTTGGCGGTTTCGGTTTCGGTTCTTTCTGGACTGACAGGTTCAGCTTCAGGAGGACTTAGTATTGCCCTTGATACCTTAGCAGAAACATTTACCCAGATCGCTAAGCAACAAGGTATATCTCTGGATTTAATGCACCGAGTAGCCGTCGTATCTGCAGGAATCCTAGATAGTCTTCCGCATAATGGGGCGGTTATCACTCTACTGGCTATCTGTGGTCTGACTCATCGTCAAGCCTACAAAGATTTCTTCATTGTAGTAATTTTATTTCCTTTAGTCGCACTATTGTTATTATTATTACTTGGCACCCTATTTGGTTCTTTCTAA
- a CDS encoding patatin-like phospholipase family protein → MHSEQPKRLAIACQGGGSQTAFTGGVLKKLLEQGVQEKYKIVGISGTSGGAICALLAWYGLLKAATGSTDTIYQGLVSFWQDNSAKLPWEKFLNDSSTKNSRMLDQGKLPSYEISPYNWQWQWMQKFLSAQAPRKEFLDLRKLLEKHVNFSAIETLIEPSSPRLLMGAVDVLSGEFRTFDSKLDKITVDMVLASAAVPSLFPAVEVQGNFYWDGLFAENPPLIKFLQTIPDEVWVIGINPVKRKTVPKTPECIVDRRNELAGNIMLSVELRFFEVYNELLRRGALTQDFLTQVPITPTKLRLINMTEALAESLDYSSKLDRNPSHINTLFADGEAQAENFWQNPDDEAYNIPSSWHTKDQLFENFSSL, encoded by the coding sequence GTGCATAGTGAACAACCCAAAAGACTCGCGATCGCTTGCCAAGGTGGTGGCAGTCAAACCGCTTTTACAGGCGGCGTCTTAAAAAAATTACTAGAACAAGGCGTCCAGGAAAAATATAAAATCGTAGGCATTAGCGGCACTTCCGGTGGAGCTATCTGTGCTCTTTTAGCTTGGTATGGGTTATTAAAAGCAGCTACAGGTTCAACTGATACCATCTATCAGGGGTTGGTTAGTTTTTGGCAAGATAATTCAGCTAAATTACCCTGGGAAAAATTTCTCAATGACTCTTCCACTAAAAATAGTAGGATGTTAGACCAGGGAAAACTACCCTCTTATGAAATTAGTCCCTATAATTGGCAATGGCAATGGATGCAGAAATTTTTATCTGCTCAAGCCCCCAGAAAAGAGTTTTTAGATTTAAGAAAATTGCTGGAAAAACACGTCAATTTTTCTGCCATTGAAACTCTGATAGAACCTTCTAGCCCCAGGTTACTAATGGGAGCAGTCGATGTTCTCTCCGGTGAATTTAGAACCTTTGATTCAAAGCTAGATAAAATTACTGTGGATATGGTTCTCGCTTCTGCGGCTGTTCCTAGTTTGTTTCCTGCGGTGGAAGTCCAAGGAAATTTTTATTGGGATGGATTATTTGCAGAAAATCCTCCTCTGATCAAATTCTTGCAAACTATTCCCGATGAAGTTTGGGTTATCGGGATTAATCCTGTGAAGAGAAAAACTGTACCTAAAACTCCAGAATGTATTGTAGATCGACGCAACGAGCTGGCAGGTAACATTATGTTATCTGTTGAACTGCGTTTCTTTGAAGTGTATAACGAGTTACTTAGACGGGGTGCTCTCACACAAGATTTTCTAACTCAAGTACCAATTACACCTACTAAACTTCGTTTGATTAACATGACTGAAGCTTTAGCAGAAAGTTTAGACTATTCCTCTAAACTAGATCGTAATCCATCTCATATTAATACTCTTTTTGCTGATGGTGAGGCTCAAGCAGAGAATTTTTGGCAGAATCCTGATGACGAAGCTTATAATATTCCTTCCTCTTGGCATACTAAAGATCAATTATTTGAGAATTTCTCTAGTTTGTAA
- a CDS encoding thiolase family protein translates to MRDVYLVSAVRTPLGRFGGNLLNFSAVDLGAHVMKAAIAQAGIPPQLIDIYIMGNVLRAGHGQLLPRQAALKAGIPDTVNGYGIDMVCSSGMMSLINGINHIKVGDADLVLAGGMESMSQTGFALSYRARWGYKLLLQQPEELTDLLVCDGLTDGTTKETMGEQAERLAQEHGFTRTELDEIALSSHQRAVAAIERGSHRNEIAPIAINSKKGTQTVEQDEGIRPDTNLEILGKLSPVFSPEGVLTAGNCSQISDGAAAVILASQEAIARYGLQPIAKVLGSAWEGGETWRFPEYPVYAAKKLLYKLEMNLSDFDMFENNEAFALSNLLFTRILGVSPDKLNVNGGSIALGHPIGSSGTRIVVTLLHALKEYNQTRGLAAICHGTGGGTALAFERV, encoded by the coding sequence ATGAGAGACGTTTACTTAGTATCAGCAGTGCGTACACCTCTGGGGCGTTTTGGCGGTAACTTACTAAATTTTTCAGCAGTGGATTTAGGGGCTCATGTGATGAAAGCGGCTATAGCCCAAGCAGGAATTCCTCCACAACTGATAGATATATATATCATGGGGAATGTTTTAAGAGCAGGACACGGTCAATTGTTGCCTCGTCAAGCAGCTTTAAAAGCGGGAATACCTGACACAGTTAATGGCTATGGAATTGATATGGTTTGTTCTTCTGGAATGATGAGTTTGATCAATGGAATCAACCACATTAAAGTTGGCGATGCCGATTTAGTTTTAGCAGGAGGAATGGAATCGATGTCTCAGACAGGATTTGCTCTCTCCTATCGCGCTCGATGGGGTTATAAACTTCTGCTTCAACAACCTGAGGAGTTAACCGATTTACTAGTGTGTGATGGTCTAACAGACGGAACTACAAAAGAAACTATGGGAGAGCAAGCTGAGAGACTAGCTCAAGAGCACGGATTCACTCGAACTGAATTAGACGAAATAGCCCTATCCTCCCATCAGCGAGCTGTCGCCGCTATCGAAAGGGGTAGCCACCGCAATGAGATCGCCCCGATCGCAATTAACAGCAAAAAAGGCACTCAAACAGTAGAACAAGATGAAGGGATTCGTCCTGATACCAATCTCGAAATACTCGGTAAACTCTCCCCTGTTTTTAGCCCTGAGGGAGTTTTAACAGCAGGAAATTGTAGCCAGATTTCCGATGGAGCAGCAGCAGTAATTTTAGCCAGTCAAGAAGCGATCGCTCGATACGGATTGCAACCAATCGCTAAGGTATTAGGTTCAGCCTGGGAAGGAGGCGAGACTTGGCGTTTCCCAGAATATCCCGTTTACGCGGCCAAAAAACTACTATACAAATTAGAGATGAACTTATCTGACTTTGATATGTTTGAAAATAACGAAGCATTTGCTTTGAGTAATTTATTATTTACCCGGATATTAGGAGTTTCTCCAGATAAGCTCAACGTCAACGGAGGTTCCATCGCTCTAGGACATCCCATTGGTTCTTCGGGAACAAGAATTGTAGTTACATTACTCCACGCCTTAAAAGAGTACAATCAAACCAGAGGCTTAGCCGCCATTTGCCACGGGACTGGTGGGGGAACTGCCTTAGCTTTTGAAAGAGTATAG